In Ahaetulla prasina isolate Xishuangbanna chromosome 10, ASM2864084v1, whole genome shotgun sequence, the genomic window ACAGTACGCTAAGCTGAACCACAAAGCGCATTATTGCTTAGTAGACACGCTCTGGGACTACATTGTTTTGAATAAAAGACAGATTTAGCACATCATAAGCAAATCACAGGGACTGCGCTATAGGCAGTCTTTGActggcaacagttcatttaaggacctgtttaaagttacaatggcatttaaaaaaaaaagttgacttatgagtgtttttcagacttatgaccattgcagcatccccgggatgtgatcaaaattcagacacctgacTCGTCTTTATGCAATGTCCCGGGATcattcgcgaccttctgacaagttgatggggaagccagattcactgaacagctatgaccttaacttagcaactgcaataattcacttaacaacggtggcaagaaagctcataaaacgggccaaaactcactgaacaaaggaACaggaatgttgggttcaattgtggtcatacgtttaGAACTACCTGTACACTAAGCCCACACCGAAGGGAATCTACTACCTTTTATGCGTATGCTAAACAGAAGTTGGAGGTGTGCCTGACGGAGGCAAGTAAAAAACTTTAGTACCTGTAGATGGAAGACGCTGGGCAGCGAAGGTGAGCGGTGGAATTTTGTTGGGGATGGTAGTTGGTAAAGACCAGGAATGGTACCCAGTGGGGCTCCTCTTGGCAAGCCAAGTATGATGTGTCACAGCGCACTTGACAGGTTTCTATTCTCAGCTCTGGCCCCCGTTCAGGCAACATCAAATACTTCTGCCTAGCCATCCCACAGGGCAATGGCGTCTCCTCCTCAGAGTCCATCGTAGTCAGCTGGGCGTAACAAAACCCCACTTGCTTCCGTTCCCCGGGATGGCCACAGCGATCGCAAGACTGCCAAGGGCTCCAGGCGGTGAACAGGGTGGCCTGGGCTCCATTGTCGAGCTGCACCGTAGCGTTGCCCAAGGTGGCCTCTCCCAGGCCTGCGTGTGAGACATAGAGACGCTCCGCATCCTGAAAGTCAACCTCATAATAGCCAAGGGTGGCGTCTCCTGCACGACAGGTGTACAACCCAGAATCTTCTAGACTGGGACTCGGGATATACAGGTTGCCGGCAATCAGTCTGGATTTGAAACGTAGTCTCTGCAACTTGTCATAGCTAATCAAGGGCCAAGAAATCTTGCCTGAGCGTAAGAAAGTCAGTGGTTGCTCATGGGTCCAAAATGGGTCAAGGTATTGCCAAGTGATGTACTCTCGGGATGAAGAGCGCGGACAACGTAGGATCACAGGGTTATTGGAGATAAATGCTAACACGCAAGGCTGGCCAGGGAGACATGGCTGGCCCAGCGAGTGGCCTTCATAATGGTTACCTTCAGCGATGGTTAAGAACAGACCCAGAAACAAAGCCAACAAGGGTGCCCAACAGGACATGGCAAGCTGGGTACTGACCTATTAAGAAAACCCAGGGAAGGAAAAAATCCAGCTGTGACACTACTCCTGATGTCATAATAGGCAGAACAATGCTGCTGTTAAAACTGACCTTGCTCTGGAAGACTGGATACCTACCCAGATACAGTATTGATTTAGCATAtcttatcatatctatctatctatctatctatctatctatctatctatctatctatctatctatctatctatctatctatctatctatctatctatctatctatctatctatctatcatctatgtaaccATCCATCTATCAATTCATTATCTACCTataatctgtctatctgtctgtctgtctgtctgtctctctatctatcatctatatcatctctctctctctcactcactggtgggtttcagatttttttactaccagttctgtgagtgtggcttggtgggcgtggcattgcttggtgggcgtggcagaggaagattactgcaaaaatttcctcccaatcagctgggactcgggaggcagagactagatgggggaggggccagtcagaatttttactaccggttctccgaactattcaaaatttcctctaccggttctccagaactggtcagaacctgctgaaacccacctctgatatgcatgcatgcatgtatatgtacgtatgtatgtatgtatgtatatgtatataatatatatatatatatatattaaaatcaagtggcaattttatttctttttcaatattttgCTATACAATATATCTCCCGATAGGCCAGTTAACAAGGCccctttatattattattttaaaaacccgATTGCGTATCAAAGACATGTTTATTAAACcactttttttagaaaaaatcaaccagtagaaaaggatatatttaaaaaaaaacaggtaaTAGGAAACATAACAGtaataacaatgaataaataaccagcagaaatgttttcagcttttCCACGATTTATATTCCAGCCTCTGTTAAAAGTTATCAgtaacatacagtagtggccaaaattgtggaaaccttttgggaaaagtgtattttctaaaactggctaataacaccacttttttttttggagtagtgccataaaattatctatcaatggaaagataatttaagcaAGAATGTAGTGCAATAatgtttatgaaggatttgctattagaatagcagttatagtaaggggcgtgcataagagtaccagcgtgcctaccgttcctgtcctaacgttccctttggttgtattcaatttgtgtggttatttcatgcttatacttatatagattgttgtgtttgacaaaataaataaataaataaaaataaataaagtataaagaagaaaactgaaacagaaaaaacgagatacacaAAAAGTATAacaatagaaaaaatgagatatacaaaaattatccccatgtcagttaatacttagttgggtaacctttagcaagaATGACacccttacaacatcttcccatggagtgaagcaagtctttgagttctgcagctgttataatgtgaaaccaagattgaatgatggcttctattcactgggttttattgctgggtcgcttctgactaacaagtttcttcaaTCGGCTCCattgattttcaattgggttaaaatctgggctattcccaggccattccagcagtgggaataggattatcttgaaactccaaaaagaaaaaaaagtggtgttattagccatcaaacctcaaaaatacactttccccaaaaggttcccacaattttagccactactgtagACGCCCGGaccaacaggttttttttttttaaatttaaatcaaagTTCGTAAACTTTCACCTTTCCTGGTACTTGAAAGTTgtgttttttcctccctctcgGGCAGTACCTGGGCGAGTTCACTTTTCCTTGGGAAggggagcaagagagagagagagagagagaggcacttCGCAAAGTTTCCTTTCACTCTctccaccccccctttttttcccaaaATAGTTTGGCTCCTTCTCAATACATTCTAAGGACGACGCCTTGAGGCTTAACCATCGTcccgaagggggggggaggaagaaaggaaaaacccGAAGTCTGACCTTCGTTCTtatcccttccccccctcttcaTTATCCAGCGAATAATTAAAAAGCGAAGCCGAGGTTAAGAAACGAGTGAGTCGGTTTCcgctattaaaaacaaacaaaaaaaacccctccttcCCCGTGAGGAAGCCTCGGCGGGAGGCTCCCCGCTTCCCTGAAGGAGTTGGTAGTTTCCGCTCCTTGGGCGAGGTTGCCTCTTGCGAGGGGCAAGCAGCACCTGTGGCGCGCGAGGACCGAGACGCATCGGCAGGAGGAGCGGAGTCTCTCACccaagagctccgagggggaagcggGGCTTTGGAAACGAACGAGAGCCTGGgagcgattttttttttaaatatcccagccttcctccttttccctctTTCCCGGGCTCGAAGTCCGTACAAAAGGTTGGGAAATGGAGACCCGGAGGACGCGTCGAGCGGCCGCCGCGCTGCCCCTGTGGTGGTTCTTGGCCACCGCCTGGATTTTAGGTGAGCGACTGAGAGGAATTGGGAAGTGGGTTTCCCGCTCGACCCCCCCCCGGACGACGTGACGCCCCCACCTCCCTCTTTGCCCCTCCGCCCGCCTCTGAGGGGGAGACTCCTCGGGGACCCCTTTTGGGCGCAGGGGAAGGGGGAGACTCGAGAGCTGATTGGGCGACGGCCAAGCGCTCTCCGCCAATCGCCTTTCCCCGCTGCTGCTTCTCCCGCGCGGACTTCgccgtggggggcgggggggggaacccGAAAGAGTCGGTGCTTCTATTCATGGCGGCGGTGAAATCTTATTCAGATCCCCGATTTTCTGGAAAGTCGCAGGAAACAGCGCTTTTTTTTCTGGACAAAACGGATTCCGCACCTGTTGACTGCGGCTCCTGCAACCTGCTGAATGGAGGGAGGGGTTTTCTGAATGAACCCGCTTTCTAGAGCTAAACAGTTAACAGACTGTTactgttggaagggtccttggaggtcatctagtccagtggtcaccaaccaatggtccgtggaccactggtggtccgcgagaaaattttggtggtccgcagaaaaattatttgcattttttatactacactaaatactatttatctttttttttttaaaaaaatatcatattagtgatccttgggatttaaaattatgaatttagtggtccctgaggtacgaaaggttggtgacccctgatctattccaaccccctgctcacgcgggagacctgtactagggattcgaaccgttgaactgccgacctttctgatcgagggGGTTGTTgtatacaacagtccatttagtgaccgtccgatTCGAAGTTACAAatggcactgggggaaaaaaagtagctTATGGCTACTTTTCAGAGTCACTGACCTTTGAGGCActtccccacgatcatgtgattgaAATTCAGTATTCCGGCatttatatttatgaccgttaACGGCGTCCCGGGGGGAGGGTCACTTGATCACTTTTTGggactttctgacgagcaaacTCAACCAGggtagccagattcaattaacgtctaggtagaatagaatagaatagaatagaatagaatagaatagaattttttattggccaagtgtgattggacacacaaggaatttgtcttggtgcatatgttctcagtataTACTAAGTTATCGACTCCACTGATTCATGTCACATCTGCGGCaagcaaagtcgtaaaatggggcaaaacccacttaacaaatatctcactcagcagcagaaatttggggttccattgtggtcgtaagtcaaggactacatgtacacaaaaagagggctttttaaaaaaaaaaatcgagtCTGCGAAGCGCATTTAAAATGAACTTCGTTAAAAAGCGATGAAGGATCGCACGATGTGCAAATGCAGTTATCGAGATTGTTCATGGACGTGTGCTAAGGGAACGTAGGTGTAGTGAATTGTTCTTGTGGGCGTTGTGATGTTGTGATGGTGCAGTCGTACAAAGGCAATAATGGGCTTGGTGGGGGAGACCTGGGTCTGCAGTTGGTGTTTTTGTGAATCCATTTGCACATTCACACCttcattgtggggttttttaaaaatttttgttAGATTGATAACCCTCCTTTCCACCAGAAGCATATATAGTGCTTCCTCCAATTTATCTCTTAACAACAACTCTGCAAAAGTATGTTGGGCTGAAGGACAGTGACCGGTCCAAAGACACACAGTGGATTTCTGTAGTTGAGAGTGGACTTCAGTCTCGGTTTCTTCAGCCCCTTAATCACTATAATCAACCATACTGGCTGCTACTGGTgataaaatgttttctttccaCTCTTCCCCGAGCCCTTCTTTTCCAACTGAAGCTAGCTAGTTGGCTTCCTTTTCACAGGGAAAATGTCCTTCAAGGTTTTTTAACATATACTAttaaggagtggtcagagtgctgtctctagatgggacggttggcgcttggagcatgtgatcgactgagaagTCGGGATGGTttgagggttttgatttactaagggaaaacctggacctctcagattcgggttttcccagatgtgccagtttacctatcctagtaaatagaactttgaaagatgcttgctttggagtttttacttggagaggggggggcggtttctggaatgctgacaaccTGGCTCATAGcccaaagaaaggaggaaaatatcCCACCCCCCAATTTTGCTTTTCCTGTTCGTCATTTGCCTTTGTCTTGCCTGCTAGAAGGAACAAAGAGCAGACCCTCCAAGGGAAGGAAATGGAGTGGTTTGAAGAAGCCATGGCTTTTTCTCTTGTGCACGCTTGTACCAATGATGGAAAATTAAATGTTTACAAACTCGTGTAGGGACAAGAAAGTATAGCTTTGAGGTTCTCCAGCTAGAGCTAGAAATACAGCTTCCCTGCAATATCCAGCATTTTGAGTATTTGCACAAGTCTGAGGCTACCGTAAGAGTTTATTCGAGTAGCTCTACAGTAAGAACCTTAAGAAAGttaatggttgtgaaagttggaccataaggaaagctgagggtcaaagaattgaggcctttgaactatggggctggagaagactcctgtgagtcccttggactgcaaggcgaacaaacaagtcagtcctagagaaaatcaagcctgactgctctttagaaggccagatcctgaagatgaaactgaaatactctggccatgtaatgagaaggaaggactcactgtagaagagcctaatgctggggatgattgagggcaaaaggagaaggggatggcagagaacgacgtggttggatggagtcactgaagcagtcagcgtgaacttaaatggactccagaggatggtagagaagggacgttggtcttaccgtgATACGTCCTTTCTCATAGGAGCGATGGGAGGCGCCATTTGGGTTATTCCAGTCTCTAGCTCTATGGTCTCTGAGTTGAAAGAAAAAACTGCTGAGGCTCCGCCTCCCTGGTGACGTTCCCCAGCATTTGACAACGAAGCCGAAGCGATCCAGCTGAAATTAGAAAAACAGGAAACACCCCCACACCCCCACGGGAGTTGGACCTGACCGAAACAGGGTGGGACTGGCGCCTCCCATCGCCCCTATGAGAAAGGACGTATCACAGTAAGACCAACGTCCCTTCTCCATAGTGTGGCGATGGGAGGCGCCATTTGGGGATATACCAAAGACTGATGAGCACTACGGGCGGGAACTGGTCTGGGCCGATGACCCTGACTCTTCGTGGACCTTCTGCAAGACCCTCCGCCCAAAGGCAGCCTCTGCCGAGGCATACGCATCCAGTCTATAGTGACGTATGAAAGGAGATGGAGAAGTCCATGTAGCTGCCCTACAAATCTCAACCGAAGCCTGGGTAGCCCACGCTGCCGTTGTAGCTGCACTGCGAGTAGAATGGGCCGTTATCCCCTGAGGCACCGGAAGAGCTTGAAGTTCGTAAGCACGTGCTATACATGACCTAAGCCAATGACCCACTGTGGACGATGTCACCCTGTGGCCGAGAGTTGACGGTTGATAGGAAACAAACAGGGATTCAGTCTTCCAAAATGAAGAGGTCCGTGAGATATAAATACGGAGGGCCCGCCTAACATCCAACATATGCCAGGTCTGCTCCAAGGCATGGTGAGGCCTTGGACAGAAGTCCGGCAGGACCAACTCCTGTGCTCGGTGAAACGAGGAGTTGACTTTTGGTAGAAAGGCAGGGTCCAACCGTAGGACCACCCTGTTGGAGTGAAAGATACACAGGTCCTTCCTCACCGGTAAAGCCGCCAACTCTGATATCCGTCGGGCAGACGTGATGGCCACAAGGAAAACAACCTTACATGATAGAAGTCGGAGACTGGCTTCCTTCAATGGTTCAAACGGGGCCTTGGTCAATGCCTGCAAAACCTTAGCAAGGTCCCAAGTTGGATAACGGTGCAGCATAGGAGGGCGAAGATTAGAAGCCCCACGCAGAAAGGTACGCACCCTCGGATGATGAGCGAGGGAGCCCCAGTCCCCAAATGGCAAAACGGAATGAGAACCAAAatccaaaatcagaaaaagataTCCAGGAAATAATATAATTCAACTCTAAAGCTCTGGAGATAAAAATTAATCGACCATAGCTGAGGCTGAGTTGAAAAAAGCTGGGGAACGTCACCAGGGAGGCGGAGCCTCATCAGTTTTTTCTTAgaatgttgtctatggggtcgcgatgggtcagacacgacttcgcaactagcaacaacaagaagaagaacctTAAAAGCATTTGAAATGCAAGATTTGAAGCCAAAATAATTTCCTTGGTCAGGTTGTTTTTTTACATCCCATGTTGTGATCAACACATGGCCGGGTATGTGGTGTTTGGCATATTATCATTTTcctgcaagataaaacatacaacccATAGAAGGGAAGAGTTAGCCAGCTCCTAACCTTTAATCCCCCTGAAAAGGGGGGAGTGTTTCAGGAAGAATCAAGGAAGTTTTGGTTTCTGTGGCAAGATCTATTGTGTGTTTGTTTGAAACCCGTAGGTGTGCCTTATCAGACTTTTCTTCCTGGAAGCCTGATGACTGATCCAGACTGGAGCTGGGGttgtcacacacatacacacatcgaAACTGCAGGTCTTTTGTGGGAGGAAACTGATCTTAGTGCCAGCCCCTTTTCAGGTTGGAATGAAACCTCAAACACAAATAAAACGAGTGGGGAAGAGTATGAACACGAGATACGCATGAAATAGACTTGCTTTGTCAGAACAAAACTCGAAAAGTAGAAAAGTGAAAAGGCTTTTATTTTTTGAACAgttgagaaaaataaaaaccccaaatgtaaaaataaaacttgccATTATTTTTCCAAGGTGATAAATGCCTTGCAGTTGGCTGGTAAATATAAACAGAGCTCTTTCAAGAGGCTTTTGATCTTTTGAATGCTGTTCCCCAAAGAGTAATGGAGGTGTGACTGTCTGTCTTTTTAGGCACCAAATAAATATAACCTTCCAAGTGTTTTCAGtgaatattgatatatttggagaGTTTATTGCAGCCCCTCTTTTGTGacattgttttgatttttgttgGGTTCATACCAGCCACCAAACCAAATCCAAAGAAACTAGTTTATGATTTAACTGTTCAACCATCATAGAATTTATTTGAGTGTGAAAATAAACTGTTGTGTGAACGTTGTAATTAATCACTTATATCTCTCTGTAGtgtatatattttattgaaaacCCTGAATTTTATGCAATGTCTGAGTATTCACAGAAGATGCAGGGGGTGTACCATCTTTTAGCTTAAGGGTTGAACCAGGTTTTGTCTGAATGACGGAGAAAGTTTCAGGAGTTTTGAACAGTGAGATATACGCCATAAAAAGTATTGCTTACCAGTATTTCTCTGTTTAAAAACTCCAGCCatctgaaaaaaaagaaataagggacCCAAAGACTTGATTCTTTCTGTTCTTGGTAGGGCTCTGGAAGGCAAAAAGTAATATTGGCATTGTACTTTTCACACTTGGCCTTagaacagtggtccccaaccgtTGCTGCTTAGTGGCCCAGTGGACGGGGTAAGGGGAGAGGGGAACCGGGCCATGCAAGCAGTGGGCCATCATGCATGTGTACACAGCTCAACCTATGCGAGTGGCGGgccggtgcacacatgtgcacagctCAGTTCAGGCAAGTGGATCTGCGTGTGCTTGTGCACACCTGCCGGACCACCACTCATGGAAGTCAAGCTTCACATGCACACGTATGTGTGTTGGCCCACTGCTTGTGTGGCTTGATTATGAATAGGCCTGGTAGTGGGGTCCCGCCCCgggggttgaagacccctgccttagaatgtACCAGACTTAcatacttaaattaaattaaattaataccaGACTGACATTTGTTAAGCTAGAATTTTCCATTGCCTGTTTTGTAGGAAGGGGCTAAAAAGTGGCACCTCTGAATAGTGGCAGGGTCCTGTccgaatggaagaaagaaagaaaaaaagatcttgGCAAGTTGTTAAACTGTGCCTTTTATAACGAAGAATTTCTAAGAATCAACCAGCTGGGCATCCTGGAAAGTAGATTTTTTTAATACTGTGCAGTAGATGCATCTTTGCAGTTTAGATCCCTTGAAACTTATGTTCAGGACTTATAAATGAATAGTATCTCAAATTGCTGGGGAGGATGGTAGATGCGACTTCGTTCTGAACATGGAAGTGTTATAAAAAAGCAAGGAAGtcgtcttcctttcctctttgtcCTTCTTAAGCTTGATTTAGACTTGTCCGTAACTGTGAGTAGGTGGTCAACGTATCTCTGTGCTGTAAGGGGTTGATGGGTAAGTGTAGGTTGCAGATGGTTGCAGACAACTGATGTACACACCTCCCAATTctcaactaccgtatatactcgaatataagccgatccgagtataagccgaggtccccaattttaccccaaaaaactggggtaaactagggactcgagtataagccgaggggacgtttttcagcacaaaaaacgtgctgaaaaactcggcttatactcgagtatatacggtatgtgtttaagagccgaggtggcacaatggttagagtgcagtactgcaggctacttcagctgactgctacctgcagttcggcagttcaaatctcaccggctcaaggttgactcaaccttccatctatCCGAGGtgtctaaaatgaggacccagattgttgggggcaattatgctgactctgtaaaccgcttagagagggctgtaaaagcactattaagcagtatataagtttaagtgctattgctgtaagTGCTATTTTGTGGAGATGTGAATGCTGCACGCTTATTGGCTGATCTGTCTTccaggggggaggagggaagaaggctAGGCACATTCAAACTTTTACAAGTTATGGACAAATTATAAATTGGACAAATAAGTTGTGTCTGATTGACATAACATAATGGCTGGAAATTTGTATGGTCCTGAAATAATGCTCTCGACAGGCCCAAGGAAACTGTGCTGAGAAGATAAGCCAGCTCTGACTGTCTTATCACGTAAtaattggaaggaaggaat contains:
- the FAM187B gene encoding protein FAM187B codes for the protein MSCWAPLLALFLGLFLTIAEGNHYEGHSLGQPCLPGQPCVLAFISNNPVILRCPRSSSREYITWQYLDPFWTHEQPLTFLRSGKISWPLISYDKLQRLRFKSRLIAGNLYIPSPSLEDSGLYTCRAGDATLGYYEVDFQDAERLYVSHAGLGEATLGNATVQLDNGAQATLFTAWSPWQSCDRCGHPGERKQVGFCYAQLTTMDSEEETPLPCGMARQKYLMLPERGPELRIETCQVRCDTSYLACQEEPHWVPFLVFTNYHPQQNSTAHLRCPASSIYSPVYWQVGLTTLTHLQLLQKDVNVSRSSQSLDKATGGGILHLSFQNDSHSIFYQCFVNGHLAGKFLVTSPSAVSMPGQLTHTYSIIEALVVGLSIFLVFLMFLSIIESCRRKPETTVV